CGCGCCTGCGGCATCGACGTGGCGCCACGCGGCGGTATCGCCATCGATGGCGACTGCCGCACATCGGACGATTCGATCTATGCCATCGGCGAATGCGCCGCGCACGAAGGCCGCGTGTTCGGCCTCGTGGCGCCCGGCTACCAGATGGCGCGCGTCGCCGCGTCGCGGGTGCTCGGAGTCGAAGGCGAGATCTTTACCGGCGCCGACATGAGCACCAAGCTCAAGCTGCTGGGTGTCGAGGTCGGCTCGATCGGCGATGCGCACGCGGCCACCGCCGGTGCGCGGGTGTATTCCTTCTTTGACCAGCGGCGCGAGGTCTACAAGAAACTCGTCGTGGACGCCGAGGGCAAGAAGCTCATCGGCGCGGTGCTGGTGGGTGACACGTCTGACTACTCGATGTGGCATCAGACGGTCAGCAATGCGCTGCCGCTTCCAGAAAATCCCGAAACCATGTTGTTTCCCGCGGCGGCGGCCGGCGCGGGTGCACCCCCGGCCAATGCGCTGGCCGCGCTGCCTTTGACCGCGCAAGTCTGCTCCTGCAACAACGTATCGAAGGGCGGGTTGTGTTCGGCGATCGAAGCCGGCTGCACCACGGTCGGCGCATTGAAGACGAAGACCAAGGCCGGCACGACGTGTGGCGGCTGCACTCCGCTGGTCACGCAGATCCTCAATGCGGAGCTGCGCAAGCGCGGCGTCAACGTCAACACGTCGATGTGCGAGCACTTCCCGTACACGCGCCAGCAATTGTTCCACCTGGTGCGCATCGGCGAGCTCAAGCAGTTCGAGGACGTGCTCACCAAACACGGCAAGGGCCTGGGCTGCGACATCTGCAAGCCTGCGCTCGCGTCGATACTGGCGTCCTGCTGGAACGAGTTCGTTCTCAAGAAACTTCACGCGCCGCTGCAGGACACCAACGACTACTTCCTCGCCAACATGCAGAAGGACGGCACGTATTCCGTCGTCCCCCGGGTGCCGGGTGGGGAAATCACGCCCGACAAGCTGATCGTCATCGGCGCGGTGGCGAAGAAGTACGGGCTGTACACCAAGATCACCGGCGGGCAGCGCATCGACATGTTCGGCGCGCAGGTGCACCAGCTGCCGCTGATCTGGCGCGAGTTGATAGATGCCGGCTTCGAATCCGGCCACGCCTATGGGAAGGCGCTGCGCACGGTCAAAAGCTGCGTGGGTTCGACCTGGTGCCGCTACGGCGTGCAGGACAGCGTCGGCCTCGCGATCGATCTCGAGAATCGTTACAAGGGGTTGCGCGCGCCTCACAAGATCAAGTTCGCGGTCTCCGGCTGCACGCGCGAATGCGCCGAGGCGCAGAGCAAGGACGTCGGCATCATCGCCACGGAAGGCGGCTGGAACCTGTACGTCTCCGGTAACGGCGGCATGAAGCCGCGCCACGCGGACCTGCTGGCGCGCGATCTCGATACCGCCACGCTCGTCAGGTACATCGATCGTTACCTGATGTTCTACATCCGCACCGGCGACCGGCTGCAGCGCACCTCGACCTGGCTGGAAAACCTCGAAGGTGGCATCGAATACGTGCGCAAGGTGGTTTGTGAGGACTCGCTCGGCATCGGTGCGGAGCTCGAAGCCGACATGGCGCGCGTCATCGCCAACTACGCCTGTGAATGGAAGGTGGCAATCGAAGATCCCCAGACGCTCAAGCGCTTCAGGCATTTCGTGAACGCGGACACCGGCGACAGGAATGTCTTGTTCGTCGAGGAGCGCGGGCAGATCCGCCCGGCAAACGAGGCCGAACGCGCGCGGGCCGCCGAGGTGGCGGCGTGAGCACGGCTCGAGGCGCAAACGAGACCGAACGATGGCAAAGCGTTTGTGCTGTCGATGACCTGGTCGAAGGCACGGGCGTCTGCGCGCTGTTGAACGGCCGCCAGATTGCCGTGTTCCAGGTCGAAGGGCGGGTGTACGCGCTCGACAACTTCGACCCGGGCAGCCGGGCCAATGTGTTGTCGCGAGGCCTGACCGGCGACCTGCAGAACGAACGCGTAGTCGCTTCGCCTATCTACAAGCATCACTTCGCGTTGTCGAGCGGCCGTTGTCTCGAAGATCCTACTTTCAGCGTCAGCACGTACGCCACACGTATCGCCGATGGCGTGGTGCAGGTGGAAACACCGCGTGCCGCGCGCCGCACGCGCCTGGTCGTGGCGGGCAATGGCATGGCGGGCATGCGCACGGTGGAGGAGCTGCTCAAGCTCGGCGTCGCGGACCGGTTTCAGATCACCGTGTTTGGCGCCGAACCGCGCGGCAACTACAACCGCATCCTGTTGTCGCCGGTGCTTTCCGGAGAGCGGCAGGCCGATGACATCATGCTGCACCGGCCGGGCTGGTACACCAAGCGCGGCATCACGCTGCGATCCGGCGACCCTGTTGTGGAGATCGATCGCAAGAGGCGCGTGGTGCGTTCGCGCAGCGGCGTCATCGCGTCCTATGACCGGCTGCTGATCGCCACGGGATCGGACCCGGTGGTGCTGCCGTTGCCGGGCAACGACCTGCCGGGAGTCGTGACGTTTCGCGATCTCGACGATGTAAACCAGATGCTCGAGCGCAGCGGCGCCGGGCGTCGTGCCGTGGTCATCGGCGGCGGGTTGTTAGGGCTGGAGGCGGCGCACGGTCTCGCCTTGCGCGGCATGCACGTCACGGTAGTGCACCTGATGGATACGTTGATGGAGCGCCAGCTCGACGCCCCCGCCAGCGCTTTGCTCAAGGCCGCGCTCGAAAAGCGCGGCATCGAATTCCGCATGCGCGCGAAGACGCGGGGTATCGTCGGCCCGGAACGTGTTACCGCCGTGGAGTTCGAGAGCGGCGAAGCCGTGCCCGCGGACCTGGTCGTCATGGCGGTCGGCGTGCGGCCCAACATGGACCTGGCCAAGTCCGCCTGCCTGGCCTGCGACCGCGGCATCCTGGTCGACGACACGCTGCAGACTTACGACCCGTCCATCTACGCGGTGGGAGAATGCGTGCAGCATCGCCGGCAGACGTTCGGACTGGTGGCGCCGCTGTGGGAGCAGGCGCGCATCTGCGCGCAGCACATCGCCGAGATCGGCGTGTCGCGGTTCTCGGGCGCCATCAATGCGACGCAGTTGAAAGTCTCCGGCATCGAAGTGTTTTCGGCCGGCGATTTTTCGGAAAACGCGAATCGCGAGTCGCTGGTGCATTCGGACCAGCGCCGCGGCGTGTACAAACGCATCGTGCTCGAGGGCAACAAGGTATGTGGAGCAGTGCTGTACGGTGACGTGCGCGATGCCGCACGCTTGCGCGATCTGATCGCCGACCAGATAGACGTCGGGCCGATCCGCGATCAGCTGCTGCTCGATTCGCCCGTGGCCGCTTGATTGGTACCGCTCCCGTCCGATCGCGCCACCTTCTGCTGATATTTTGGGTATTGTCCGGCGCTGCCAGATCGTCGCACGAGGGATTCATGAAATTCAGATGGTACCTGGCCGCGCTGTGCGCGTGCCCGATCGCGCCGGCGTACGCACAGTTGCCGGCGACAGTCCGCTCCCCCGACACGCGCATCTCGGTCACGATCGCGCAGAACGACGCAGGTCAACTCAGCTACAGCATCACACGCAACGGGGAGACGTTGTTTGCGCCCTCGGCTTTGCGCGTGCGACTGGTGGAGGGCGACGTCTCGGGCGTCGACGTGCGGACGGTGCACCCGCGCAGCGTCGACCAGGTGCAGAAATTGGTGGCGACGAAGGCTGCCGAGGCGCGCGACCGCTTCAATGAGTTGACCATCACGGCCGTGCCTCGCTCCCGTGCCATGCGCTCGCTGCAGTGGATCTTCCGCGCGTACGACGATGGCGTGGCGTTCCGGTTCCTGGTCCCCGCCGATGCGGGACTCGAGACACTCGGGGTGCTCGCGGAGGAAACCGAATTCACGTTCGGCGGCGACTACACGTGCCATGGATTCAACGTCGCACGGGTGGATTCGAGTCACGAGGGCGAGTTCGACGCGATCCAGGCGAGCCGCATCCGCGAGCACAATCTCTACGACTTGCCGCTGGTGTGCCGCGCGGCCGGTAGTGCATTCGCCATCGGCGAGGCAAACCTCATCGATTACGGCGGGCTGTATCTCGGCGGGCGCGGCGATGGCAAACCGGGCGTGCAGGCACGCGTCTCGCGCCGGCTCGACGACAAGACCCTGGTCGCGCGGGCGGAGGTCGGCGGACACGGCACGGGGTCGCCGTGGCGCGTCATCCTGCTGGGCGATCGGCTCGGGAACCTCATCGAGTCCAACCTCATCGGCAACCTGAATCCGCCGGCGGCATTCGATACCGCCTGGATCAAGCCGGGCAAGACAGCGTGGGACTGGTGGTCCGGACCCTATCTACCGCCGCCGGACAAGGGTGGCACCGACATGCCGACTATCCGGCGTTACATCGACTTCGCGGGCCGATCCGGCTTCGAATACATGATGATCGACGAGGGCTGGTGCCTGAATTCCGGGACCGGCGGCGGCGCGCGCGGGGATGCCGACGTCACGAAGACGAAGCCCGACCTCGACATGCCTGCGCTGGTGGCTTACGCGGCGAAGAAGAAAGTGAGGCTGTGGTTGTGGGTGCAGTGGTCGCTGCTCGACCGTCAGATGGATGCCGCGCTCGCTCAGTACGAGAAGTGGGGCATCGCGGGCATCAAGGTCGATTTCATGGACCGCAACGATCAGCAGATGGTCGATTATTACCACAAGCTGATGGGCAAGGCGGCGGAGCACAAGCTGCTGGTCGACATGCATGGCGCGTATCCGCCCACGGGTCTCAATAGAACATACCCAAACTACCTGACGCAGGAAGGGGTCATGGGTGCGGAGTACAACAAGTGGAGCCGGCGCGTCACCGCCACGCACAACGTGAGCCTCGCATTCACACGCATGTTGTTAGGGCCGCTCGACTACACGCCGGGTGGTTTCCGCAATGCAACGCCCGGCACGTTCCAGGCGATCAACAGCCCGCCGCAGGTGCAGACCACGCGCGGCCACGGACTCGGGATGTTCGTGGTGTATGAGAGCCCGTTCCAGATGGTGGCCGACAGTCCGGACGTGTATGAAAACGCGGCCGGCTTCGATTTCGTGAAGGCCGTGC
This sequence is a window from Pseudomonadota bacterium. Protein-coding genes within it:
- the nirB gene encoding nitrite reductase large subunit NirB, encoding MTKRVVVVGHGMVGQRFLESLTQDSPADLAITMLAEEPRLAYDRVNLTKFFAGSTAEDLTLTSREFFDKNGIELYSGDPVASIDRAGKCVITRSGAEYEYDVLILATGSSPFVPPIPGRDRPGVFVYRTIEDLEAISEAGKNSTRGVVIGGGLLGLEAAKALKDLGLTTNVVEFAPRLMAVQVDEGGGGLLRSRIEGLGVAVHTGKNTIRIEDGETARHRMCFADGGTLETDVVVISAGIRPRDELARACGIDVAPRGGIAIDGDCRTSDDSIYAIGECAAHEGRVFGLVAPGYQMARVAASRVLGVEGEIFTGADMSTKLKLLGVEVGSIGDAHAATAGARVYSFFDQRREVYKKLVVDAEGKKLIGAVLVGDTSDYSMWHQTVSNALPLPENPETMLFPAAAAGAGAPPANALAALPLTAQVCSCNNVSKGGLCSAIEAGCTTVGALKTKTKAGTTCGGCTPLVTQILNAELRKRGVNVNTSMCEHFPYTRQQLFHLVRIGELKQFEDVLTKHGKGLGCDICKPALASILASCWNEFVLKKLHAPLQDTNDYFLANMQKDGTYSVVPRVPGGEITPDKLIVIGAVAKKYGLYTKITGGQRIDMFGAQVHQLPLIWRELIDAGFESGHAYGKALRTVKSCVGSTWCRYGVQDSVGLAIDLENRYKGLRAPHKIKFAVSGCTRECAEAQSKDVGIIATEGGWNLYVSGNGGMKPRHADLLARDLDTATLVRYIDRYLMFYIRTGDRLQRTSTWLENLEGGIEYVRKVVCEDSLGIGAELEADMARVIANYACEWKVAIEDPQTLKRFRHFVNADTGDRNVLFVEERGQIRPANEAERARAAEVAA
- a CDS encoding glycoside hydrolase family 97 protein, which codes for MKFRWYLAALCACPIAPAYAQLPATVRSPDTRISVTIAQNDAGQLSYSITRNGETLFAPSALRVRLVEGDVSGVDVRTVHPRSVDQVQKLVATKAAEARDRFNELTITAVPRSRAMRSLQWIFRAYDDGVAFRFLVPADAGLETLGVLAEETEFTFGGDYTCHGFNVARVDSSHEGEFDAIQASRIREHNLYDLPLVCRAAGSAFAIGEANLIDYGGLYLGGRGDGKPGVQARVSRRLDDKTLVARAEVGGHGTGSPWRVILLGDRLGNLIESNLIGNLNPPAAFDTAWIKPGKTAWDWWSGPYLPPPDKGGTDMPTIRRYIDFAGRSGFEYMMIDEGWCLNSGTGGGARGDADVTKTKPDLDMPALVAYAAKKKVRLWLWVQWSLLDRQMDAALAQYEKWGIAGIKVDFMDRNDQQMVDYYHKLMGKAAEHKLLVDMHGAYPPTGLNRTYPNYLTQEGVMGAEYNKWSRRVTATHNVSLAFTRMLLGPLDYTPGGFRNATPGTFQAINSPPQVQTTRGHGLGMFVVYESPFQMVADSPDVYENAAGFDFVKAVPTAWDETRFLQGEIDDYVVVARRKGQHWYVGAMGNEKAHSISLPLDFLGAGKFKAKIYEDGATPTTLKEMTRNVTAADSLQLTLAPSGGAAIQIRGP
- the nirD gene encoding nitrite reductase small subunit NirD, producing the protein MSTARGANETERWQSVCAVDDLVEGTGVCALLNGRQIAVFQVEGRVYALDNFDPGSRANVLSRGLTGDLQNERVVASPIYKHHFALSSGRCLEDPTFSVSTYATRIADGVVQVETPRAARRTRLVVAGNGMAGMRTVEELLKLGVADRFQITVFGAEPRGNYNRILLSPVLSGERQADDIMLHRPGWYTKRGITLRSGDPVVEIDRKRRVVRSRSGVIASYDRLLIATGSDPVVLPLPGNDLPGVVTFRDLDDVNQMLERSGAGRRAVVIGGGLLGLEAAHGLALRGMHVTVVHLMDTLMERQLDAPASALLKAALEKRGIEFRMRAKTRGIVGPERVTAVEFESGEAVPADLVVMAVGVRPNMDLAKSACLACDRGILVDDTLQTYDPSIYAVGECVQHRRQTFGLVAPLWEQARICAQHIAEIGVSRFSGAINATQLKVSGIEVFSAGDFSENANRESLVHSDQRRGVYKRIVLEGNKVCGAVLYGDVRDAARLRDLIADQIDVGPIRDQLLLDSPVAA